The Cohnella abietis genome has a segment encoding these proteins:
- a CDS encoding RbsD/FucU family protein, whose product MLIGISSLISPELLKVLMEMGHSDEIVIADGNFPGASHAQRLIRADGHGITELLDAILRLFPLDPYVDKPVSLMQIVPGDTVETPIWSTYAEIIEARTGLTAPFEEVERFAFYERAKRAYAVIATGEGALYANLILKKGVIKE is encoded by the coding sequence ATGTTAATCGGGATATCGAGCTTAATATCGCCTGAATTGCTTAAAGTATTAATGGAGATGGGGCATAGCGATGAAATCGTCATCGCAGACGGCAACTTTCCAGGAGCCAGCCATGCTCAAAGATTAATACGGGCAGACGGACACGGCATAACGGAATTGCTCGATGCCATACTTCGCTTGTTTCCGTTGGATCCCTATGTAGATAAGCCTGTATCACTCATGCAGATTGTGCCTGGTGACACGGTTGAGACACCTATTTGGAGCACTTATGCAGAGATTATTGAAGCTCGTACGGGATTAACAGCACCTTTCGAGGAAGTAGAACGGTTTGCTTTTTACGAAAGAGCCAAGCGAGCTTATGCTGTAATAGCGACGGGTGAAGGGGCGCTGTATGCGAACCTGATCTTGAAAAAGGGCGTTATTAAGGAGTAA
- a CDS encoding helix-turn-helix transcriptional regulator: MKLDRLLAIVIMLVNRRMIQAKELADHFEVSVRTIYRDIDVINQAGIPVISYQGAGGGIGLSDGYRLDRNVLTNNELVAIVTALQSVSTTHGSSSNKQLLEKMQSIVPAAESEQFQFQTQQFIVDMSPWGRQGPMEEKLAQLKTAVEKGFEITFTYCNAQGEVTKRSVEPHTLVLKKQSWYLYAFCLERQQFRLFKLFRMKDIEDQKRSFVRKNVSVEQIPWNEEWSSPEKTTTLRLRFHQRAKHIAEEWFGIEALNIEASGENSEKEARYIVSVHYPEDRWLYGFILSFGQDVEVLEPEHIRGKIKEIAASIQQMYK; the protein is encoded by the coding sequence ATGAAGTTAGATCGTTTGCTAGCCATCGTTATTATGCTAGTTAATCGTCGAATGATTCAAGCGAAGGAGCTTGCAGATCATTTCGAGGTTTCAGTTCGTACTATATACAGGGATATTGACGTCATAAACCAAGCAGGAATTCCGGTAATTTCTTATCAAGGAGCGGGCGGCGGAATAGGTTTGTCGGATGGCTATCGACTTGATCGCAACGTGCTAACGAACAATGAGCTCGTAGCAATTGTTACAGCATTGCAAAGCGTTTCAACCACCCACGGAAGCTCTAGCAATAAGCAGCTTTTGGAGAAAATGCAAAGCATCGTTCCTGCAGCGGAGTCTGAACAATTTCAGTTCCAAACCCAGCAATTTATCGTCGATATGTCCCCTTGGGGCCGACAAGGTCCGATGGAGGAAAAGCTCGCCCAGCTCAAAACAGCGGTGGAGAAGGGCTTTGAGATTACATTTACTTATTGTAATGCACAAGGTGAGGTTACTAAACGTAGCGTTGAACCTCACACTCTCGTATTAAAGAAGCAATCATGGTACTTATACGCCTTCTGCCTCGAGCGTCAGCAATTTCGGTTGTTCAAGCTATTTCGTATGAAGGATATCGAGGATCAGAAGCGTAGCTTTGTGAGGAAAAATGTATCTGTGGAGCAAATTCCATGGAATGAGGAGTGGTCTTCGCCAGAGAAGACGACTACATTGCGGCTGCGATTCCATCAGAGAGCCAAGCACATTGCGGAGGAATGGTTCGGTATAGAGGCATTGAACATTGAAGCGAGTGGAGAGAATTCTGAAAAGGAAGCTCGTTACATCGTCTCGGTTCATTATCCAGAGGATCGTTGGCTGTACGGCTTTATTCTGAGCTTTGGACAGGATGTAGAGGTGCTGGAGCCGGAGCATATTCGCGGTAAAATAAAAGAAATCGCAGCGAGCATTCAGCAAATGTACAAGTAA
- a CDS encoding effector binding domain-containing protein yields the protein MQQVELHCQSCGMPLPSQDVYGTDQQGNVITQYCKYCYENGQFTQPDFTVDDMVSFCVPFLVEEGMDEQVARGMLASSLPSLERWRSGEEQQSELSFEMTNLDEIKLVGVAARTTNKDEMGEQAKIGALWGKFWGEGIQQSIPHIPQTGAQPVYGCYIDYENGAAGEYTILIGSKVNEIDAIPEGLTAKVIPASRYAVFTTKKGQLPGVVVDAWQDIWRLSAESKLQRTFTGDFELYGESCADPANAQVDIYIAIE from the coding sequence ATGCAACAAGTCGAGCTACATTGCCAAAGCTGCGGAATGCCACTACCAAGTCAAGATGTGTACGGAACGGATCAACAGGGAAATGTGATTACACAATATTGTAAATATTGCTACGAGAACGGACAATTTACTCAACCGGATTTTACCGTGGATGATATGGTGAGCTTCTGTGTTCCTTTTTTAGTGGAAGAGGGAATGGATGAGCAAGTTGCAAGAGGGATGCTTGCTAGCTCCCTTCCAAGCTTGGAGCGTTGGAGATCCGGAGAGGAACAGCAGTCGGAGCTGAGCTTTGAAATGACTAATTTGGATGAAATTAAGCTAGTTGGAGTCGCTGCTAGAACAACTAACAAGGATGAAATGGGTGAACAAGCTAAGATTGGAGCCTTGTGGGGTAAGTTCTGGGGCGAGGGTATACAGCAATCGATTCCACATATCCCTCAAACAGGAGCTCAGCCGGTTTACGGATGTTATATCGATTATGAGAATGGCGCGGCAGGTGAGTATACCATTCTTATAGGCTCTAAGGTGAATGAAATAGATGCCATTCCAGAAGGGTTAACGGCTAAGGTCATTCCGGCGTCTCGGTATGCTGTCTTTACAACGAAGAAGGGCCAGTTACCTGGAGTGGTAGTGGATGCCTGGCAAGACATCTGGAGATTGTCTGCCGAATCAAAGCTGCAAAGAACGTTTACAGGTGATTTTGAGTTATATGGTGAATCCTGCGCAGATCCTGCTAATGCTCAGGTTGACATTTATATTGCAATCGAATAG
- a CDS encoding DUF6232 family protein: MEIQPIYKDNNFTITRELFINGNTRYAIQHLCSIKLVKSKRQIPYTLLVLELLLIVTGFAWNFQLHSIVSLIGFLGLITSVSLYIFIKPVHKLWLVFSSGEKEMIGVTEYAYLEGLANAFSRSMVETKQRNMMIS; encoded by the coding sequence ATGGAAATCCAGCCCATTTACAAAGACAATAATTTCACTATAACGAGGGAGCTGTTCATTAACGGTAACACTCGATATGCTATCCAGCATTTATGCTCGATCAAACTTGTCAAATCAAAGAGGCAAATTCCATATACGTTACTTGTTCTGGAGCTGCTCTTGATAGTAACTGGCTTCGCTTGGAATTTCCAATTGCATTCCATAGTATCGCTAATCGGTTTCCTTGGTCTCATTACTTCGGTGTCTCTTTATATATTCATAAAGCCTGTGCATAAGCTTTGGCTCGTTTTCTCCTCGGGAGAGAAGGAGATGATAGGCGTTACAGAGTATGCTTACTTAGAAGGACTGGCTAATGCTTTTAGCCGCTCTATGGTGGAAACAAAACAGCGTAATATGATGATTAGCTAA